The following are encoded in a window of Ruficoccus amylovorans genomic DNA:
- a CDS encoding helix-turn-helix domain-containing protein, whose translation MRTVLRIVCQMTHTRQRDIYARVRTPDIALARQTAMTLSMKIAKARQLDVARFFRRDPGTVSHAVKVVQNVLDTEPDYADLFAQLETLIRNEIKQPA comes from the coding sequence ATGCGAACCGTTCTGCGCATCGTGTGCCAGATGACCCATACCCGTCAGCGTGACATTTACGCCCGTGTGCGTACGCCGGATATTGCCTTGGCTCGCCAGACGGCCATGACGCTTTCGATGAAGATTGCCAAGGCTCGCCAGTTGGACGTAGCCCGGTTCTTCCGCCGCGATCCGGGCACCGTCAGCCATGCGGTGAAGGTCGTTCAGAACGTGCTCGATACCGAACCGGACTATGCCGACCTGTTTGCCCAGCTCGAAACCCTCATCCGCAACGAAATCAAGCAACCCGCTTAA
- a CDS encoding DNA-methyltransferase codes for MNPLTILTGDNTQTLRQIPDSSVRCVVTSPPYWALRDYGIPPTDWPEVTFVPVAGLPPVTIPAMSSCLGLEQDPWAFVGHMVAVFREVKRVLADDGTCWVNMGDSYNTGVLAHATLRPKDMVGIPWRVAQALQADGWILRQDIIWEKPSPMPESVRDRCTKAHEYLFLLAKSPRYYWHAEAMKEPVSGGANPRGKGLHPKVNGWATGDTPHNALEHNKPGGSYKGSIPGRNGGPGQERRSKRPRQNASFSAAVCDLVETRNKRSVWTIPSQPFPEAHFATYPEALPRLCILAGTQPGDTVLDPFGGSGTTGKVALELGRKAILCEINPEYVKMTEARTNTTLGLGI; via the coding sequence ATGAACCCGCTGACCATCCTAACGGGCGATAACACGCAGACGCTGCGGCAGATCCCTGATAGCTCGGTGCGCTGCGTGGTGACGAGCCCGCCGTACTGGGCTTTGAGGGACTACGGTATCCCGCCGACTGACTGGCCGGAGGTGACGTTTGTGCCGGTGGCCGGGCTGCCGCCGGTAACGATTCCGGCCATGTCGTCTTGTCTCGGCCTCGAGCAAGACCCGTGGGCCTTCGTCGGGCACATGGTTGCGGTCTTCCGTGAGGTCAAGCGTGTGTTGGCCGATGACGGCACCTGCTGGGTGAACATGGGGGACTCGTATAACACCGGCGTACTGGCGCATGCGACCCTGAGGCCCAAGGATATGGTTGGTATCCCGTGGCGAGTCGCCCAGGCCCTGCAGGCGGATGGCTGGATACTGCGGCAGGACATTATTTGGGAAAAGCCCTCGCCGATGCCGGAGAGTGTGCGGGACCGCTGCACGAAGGCGCATGAGTACCTGTTTCTGCTGGCCAAGTCACCGCGCTATTACTGGCACGCCGAAGCCATGAAAGAGCCCGTTTCCGGCGGCGCGAATCCCCGCGGCAAAGGGCTGCATCCCAAGGTTAACGGCTGGGCTACAGGAGATACCCCGCATAACGCGCTCGAGCACAATAAGCCAGGGGGCAGCTATAAGGGGTCCATTCCGGGCCGGAATGGCGGACCCGGTCAGGAGCGTAGATCCAAACGCCCGAGGCAGAATGCGTCATTTAGCGCCGCCGTGTGCGACTTGGTAGAAACGCGCAACAAGCGCTCGGTCTGGACAATTCCCTCGCAGCCGTTCCCAGAAGCCCACTTCGCCACTTACCCTGAGGCCCTGCCGCGCCTGTGCATCCTCGCCGGGACGCAACCGGGCGACACGGTACTCGATCCGTTCGGGGGGAGCGGGACAACCGGCAAGGTCGCGCTCGAACTGGGGCGCAAGGCCATCCTCTGCGAAATCAACCCCGAGTACGTCAAGATGACGGAAGCCCGGACGAACACCACTTTAGGACTAGGAATTTAA
- a CDS encoding DUF3127 domain-containing protein — protein sequence MSWKNTVKGVVERIFEPEDVTDKFTKQRLWLKIGDKYPQIVEFEAANAKIECLQGVKPGTLVEIDFTLRGRTGQGKYSDRVFNSVSLQDIRLLDGVRQSSPHPAPQASPGNEEDEDVPF from the coding sequence ATGTCCTGGAAGAACACCGTCAAAGGCGTCGTCGAGCGCATCTTCGAGCCTGAAGATGTCACCGATAAATTCACCAAGCAACGGCTCTGGCTCAAGATCGGTGACAAGTATCCCCAGATCGTCGAGTTTGAGGCCGCCAACGCCAAGATCGAATGCCTCCAGGGGGTTAAGCCCGGCACGCTGGTAGAGATCGACTTTACCCTTCGCGGCCGCACCGGCCAGGGCAAATACAGCGACCGCGTCTTCAACTCGGTTTCCCTTCAGGATATTCGCCTGCTGGACGGGGTTCGCCAATCCAGCCCCCATCCTGCCCCGCAAGCTTCCCCCGGCAACGAGGAAGACGAAGACGTTCCCTTTTAA
- a CDS encoding replicative DNA helicase, whose protein sequence is MTPTRKIPYSIEVEQALLGAVFVGGEEAMLECCEACVCSTWFYNTRHQLVFEAMLALIGKGEPIDEITVGDKLKSTGNFEAVGGDATLLELSNAVDTSSHLPYYIESLRKTWLRRQLIEQGNRLIESAYDATKEPEESLGTIQNAVYALGESKAENHLSDGHDLARMAGMQADVMLKRKGEPMGLCTGLDDFDKMVGGLLPKKTYIFAARPGMGKSAIGITIARNLVVPRRGSAIPAGYLSLEMGSEELSMRLACNLSRVDYNMLKEGDLSPTKRTDFNQALTAIDRAPIYIDDSSSLTPLQVRAKVRSMKHRYGIKVIFIDYLTLMEPTDKKASREQQVADMSRQMKAMSKELEIPVAVMCQLGRDAQGRRPKQSDLRESGSIEQDADVIAFIHRDEEAEESESMRFGKRTLIIEKQRNGPVGDIPLTFLKPMSLFENYAREDGPVQEECAF, encoded by the coding sequence ATGACCCCTACCCGTAAAATCCCGTATTCCATTGAGGTTGAGCAGGCGCTATTGGGCGCGGTGTTCGTCGGCGGCGAAGAGGCCATGCTCGAATGCTGCGAGGCCTGCGTTTGCTCGACCTGGTTCTACAATACCCGCCATCAGCTTGTCTTTGAGGCCATGCTTGCCCTCATCGGCAAAGGCGAGCCGATTGACGAAATCACCGTTGGGGACAAACTCAAGTCCACCGGCAACTTTGAAGCCGTCGGCGGCGACGCTACCCTGCTGGAGCTTTCCAACGCGGTCGATACCTCCAGCCACCTGCCCTACTACATCGAATCCCTCCGCAAGACATGGCTGCGCCGCCAACTCATCGAACAGGGGAACCGGCTGATCGAATCCGCCTACGATGCGACCAAAGAGCCGGAGGAGTCCCTGGGCACGATCCAGAATGCCGTCTATGCCCTTGGCGAATCCAAGGCCGAGAACCACCTCTCAGACGGGCATGATCTCGCACGCATGGCAGGCATGCAGGCAGACGTGATGCTCAAGCGCAAGGGCGAGCCGATGGGCTTATGTACCGGCCTCGACGACTTCGATAAAATGGTGGGCGGACTGTTGCCCAAGAAGACCTACATCTTTGCCGCCCGGCCCGGCATGGGAAAAAGCGCTATCGGCATTACAATAGCGCGTAACCTCGTCGTTCCCCGGCGCGGATCGGCAATTCCGGCGGGCTATCTCTCGCTCGAAATGGGTAGCGAGGAACTTTCCATGCGCCTGGCCTGCAACCTGAGCCGCGTCGATTACAACATGCTCAAGGAAGGCGATCTATCCCCCACCAAGCGCACAGACTTCAATCAGGCGTTGACCGCGATTGACCGCGCCCCGATCTACATCGACGACAGTTCATCCCTGACGCCGCTTCAGGTCCGCGCCAAGGTGCGTTCGATGAAGCACCGCTATGGGATCAAGGTCATTTTCATCGACTACCTGACGCTCATGGAGCCGACGGACAAGAAGGCTTCCCGCGAGCAGCAGGTGGCCGACATGAGCCGCCAGATGAAGGCCATGAGCAAGGAGCTCGAAATCCCCGTTGCCGTGATGTGCCAGCTCGGGCGCGATGCCCAAGGGCGTCGCCCGAAGCAGAGCGATCTTCGCGAATCCGGCTCCATTGAGCAGGATGCCGACGTGATTGCCTTTATTCACCGCGACGAGGAAGCCGAAGAATCCGAATCCATGAGGTTCGGCAAGCGCACCCTGATTATCGAGAAGCAGCGCAACGGGCCCGTGGGAGATATTCCGCTGACATTCCTCAAGCCCATGTCGCTTTTCGAGAATTACGCCCGCGAAGATGGGCCCGTGCAGGAAGAGTGCGCTTTTTAG
- a CDS encoding XF1762 family protein, whose protein sequence is MSALSLKPISLKEANAYVAMRHRHHGPTQGHKFSVGITDGEKLRGVAIAGRPVARKLDDGQTLEVTRCCTDGVKNGCSMLYRAVWKAAVSMGYKRMVTYTLESEPGRSLHASGFKRIGLSGGGEWSRPSRKRNKAENAQPKVRWQIQKRTYSDESEASE, encoded by the coding sequence GTGAGTGCTTTGTCCCTGAAGCCTATTTCTTTAAAGGAGGCAAATGCATATGTTGCAATGCGGCATAGGCACCATGGTCCGACGCAAGGGCATAAATTCTCTGTTGGCATTACCGACGGTGAGAAACTTCGGGGCGTTGCCATTGCTGGTCGCCCTGTCGCCAGAAAGCTGGATGACGGGCAGACGCTAGAGGTTACTCGTTGCTGCACTGATGGTGTTAAAAATGGCTGTTCCATGCTCTATCGGGCTGTGTGGAAAGCTGCTGTTTCAATGGGGTACAAGCGCATGGTTACCTATACTTTAGAATCAGAGCCAGGGCGCTCACTGCATGCATCTGGCTTTAAACGCATAGGTCTTTCAGGTGGTGGCGAATGGTCAAGGCCATCGCGGAAGCGAAACAAAGCCGAAAATGCTCAACCAAAAGTGCGCTGGCAGATTCAAAAACGTACATATTCCGACGAAAGCGAGGCCTCGGAATGA